In a single window of the Massilia oculi genome:
- the kdpF gene encoding K(+)-transporting ATPase subunit F: protein MNLSYVIGGLAACALLVYLLVALFKPEEF, encoded by the coding sequence ATGAATCTCTCCTACGTGATCGGCGGCCTGGCCGCTTGCGCGCTGCTGGTCTACCTGCTGGTGGCCCTGTTCAAGCCGGAGGAATTCTGA
- a CDS encoding TorF family putative porin: protein MKASIHALAATLVFAGTAHAQVTDTLEAAPAPAASSSIAWNVAVTSDYRYRAISQTRLRPALQGGVDYVHADGWYAGAWASTIKWVEDAGGDGEVEIDVYGGKRGELAAGVSYDLGVLRYFYPDNGLGQLPGWVNAHTTEVYAQLGYGPAYLKYSHSTTNLFGFVDSENSGYLDVGANLDVGNGFTLQLHAGRQEVKNNPASDYTDWKVGVSRSFALATVSLAYLGTNAEKSAYTSPVNGKFTGRDALQLTVSRTF, encoded by the coding sequence ATGAAAGCATCGATTCACGCGCTGGCCGCCACCCTGGTGTTCGCCGGCACCGCCCACGCCCAGGTCACCGACACCCTCGAGGCCGCACCGGCGCCGGCGGCATCTTCTTCCATCGCCTGGAACGTCGCCGTCACCTCCGACTACCGCTACCGCGCCATCTCGCAGACGCGCCTGCGTCCGGCGCTGCAAGGCGGCGTCGACTACGTCCACGCGGACGGCTGGTATGCCGGCGCCTGGGCCTCGACCATCAAGTGGGTCGAGGACGCCGGCGGCGACGGCGAAGTGGAAATCGACGTCTACGGCGGCAAGCGCGGCGAACTGGCTGCCGGCGTGTCGTACGACCTTGGCGTGCTGCGCTATTTTTATCCCGACAATGGTTTGGGCCAGCTGCCTGGCTGGGTCAACGCCCACACCACCGAAGTCTACGCCCAGCTGGGCTATGGCCCGGCCTACCTCAAGTACTCGCATTCGACCACCAACCTGTTCGGCTTCGTCGACAGCGAGAACAGCGGCTACCTTGACGTTGGCGCCAATCTCGACGTCGGCAACGGCTTCACCCTGCAGCTGCATGCCGGCCGCCAGGAAGTGAAGAACAACCCGGCGTCCGACTACACCGACTGGAAGGTCGGCGTGAGCCGCTCGTTCGCGCTGGCCACGGTGAGCCTCGCCTATCTCGGCACCAATGCCGAGAAGTCAGCCTATACCTCTCCGGTCAACGGCAAGTTCACCGGCCGCGACGCCCTGCAGCTGACCGTCAGCCGCACCTTCTGA
- a CDS encoding DUF2946 domain-containing protein encodes MHRLRTTRTLYGWTVLLAFLFGLFMPAISQAVAQATQQPAAAWMAEICSASGTRHMMVIDDTAQSETPAVPDMSHCELCCSHQLPQLAPPLQSVPVLALDRERDPYPPLFYRAPRPLHAWTPTQSRGPPSSLS; translated from the coding sequence ATGCACAGGCTCCGAACAACCCGAACGCTGTATGGCTGGACCGTCCTCCTGGCGTTCCTGTTCGGCCTGTTCATGCCTGCGATTTCCCAGGCCGTGGCCCAGGCCACCCAGCAACCGGCGGCAGCCTGGATGGCCGAGATCTGCAGCGCCAGCGGCACCCGCCACATGATGGTGATCGACGACACCGCGCAGAGCGAAACGCCGGCGGTGCCGGACATGTCGCACTGCGAGCTGTGCTGCTCGCACCAGCTCCCGCAACTGGCTCCGCCGCTGCAGAGCGTCCCCGTGCTGGCCCTCGACCGCGAACGCGATCCCTACCCTCCCCTGTTCTACCGCGCGCCGCGCCCGCTGCACGCCTGGACGCCGACGCAGTCGCGCGGGCCGCCGTCTTCGCTTTCCTGA
- the kdpB gene encoding potassium-transporting ATPase subunit KdpB → MEQISQNPVQAPRGSLSLFDSTLVWPAMIDSVRKLHPRTQLRSPVMFVVYIGSIITTLLWFQALAGQGNGQEQAPAGFILATAVWLWFTVLFANFAEALAEGRSKAQAASLRSLRQTVTAKQLSTPKHGSPWQACASSDLRKGMFFLVEAGDTIPVDGEVVDGVASVDESAITGESAPVIRESGGDFCAVTGGTRVLSDWLVVRVSANPGETFLDRMIGMVEGAARKKTPNEIALTILLVALTIVFLVVTVTLLPFSIFAVNAQGSGQAVTITALVALLVCLIPTTIGGLLSAIGVAGMSRMLQANVIATSGRAVEAAGDVDVLLLDKTGTITFGNRQAAAFLPAPGVSEEELADVAQLASLADETPEGRSIVVLAKNRFNIRERAMEAMGAVFVPFTAQTRMSGVDLGERHIRKGAASAIRRHIESMGAAWPGDVERSVDEASRRGSTPLVVADGTRVMGVVELKDVVKGGIRERFAELRRMGVKTVMVTGDNKLTAAAIAAEAGVDDFIAEATPEEKLALIRRYQAEGKLVAMTGDGTNDAPALAQADVAVAMNSGTQAAKEAGNMVDLDSNPTKLLEIVEIGKQMLMTRGALTTFSISNDIAKYFAIVPAMFVATYPSLDALNVMDLASPASAIMSAVIFNALIIVFLIPLALRGVRYRAIGAAALLRRNMLVYGLGGLLLPFAGIKLIDLALAAFNLT, encoded by the coding sequence ATGGAACAGATATCCCAAAACCCCGTCCAGGCGCCACGCGGCTCCTTGAGCCTGTTCGATTCCACGCTGGTCTGGCCGGCGATGATCGATTCGGTGCGCAAACTGCATCCGCGCACCCAGCTGCGCAGCCCCGTGATGTTCGTGGTCTACATCGGCAGTATCATCACGACCCTGCTCTGGTTCCAGGCGCTGGCCGGGCAGGGCAATGGGCAGGAGCAGGCGCCAGCCGGCTTCATCCTGGCCACCGCCGTCTGGCTGTGGTTCACGGTGCTGTTCGCGAACTTCGCCGAGGCGCTGGCCGAGGGGCGCAGCAAGGCGCAAGCCGCCTCGCTGCGCAGCCTGCGCCAGACCGTGACCGCCAAGCAGCTGTCCACCCCGAAGCACGGATCGCCCTGGCAGGCCTGCGCCTCCAGCGACCTGCGCAAGGGGATGTTCTTCCTGGTCGAGGCGGGCGACACGATCCCCGTGGACGGCGAAGTGGTCGATGGCGTGGCTTCGGTCGACGAGAGCGCGATCACCGGCGAATCGGCGCCCGTGATCCGCGAATCGGGCGGCGACTTCTGCGCCGTCACCGGCGGCACCCGCGTGCTGTCCGACTGGCTGGTGGTGCGCGTCTCGGCCAACCCGGGCGAGACTTTCCTCGACCGCATGATCGGCATGGTCGAAGGCGCGGCGCGCAAGAAGACGCCGAACGAGATCGCCCTGACGATCCTGCTGGTGGCCCTGACCATCGTGTTCCTGGTGGTGACCGTGACCCTGCTGCCGTTCTCGATCTTCGCGGTGAACGCCCAGGGCAGCGGCCAGGCGGTGACCATCACCGCGCTGGTGGCGCTGCTGGTGTGCCTGATCCCGACCACCATCGGCGGCCTGCTGTCGGCGATCGGCGTGGCCGGCATGAGCCGCATGTTGCAGGCCAACGTGATCGCGACCTCGGGCCGCGCGGTGGAAGCGGCCGGCGACGTCGACGTGCTCCTGCTCGACAAGACCGGCACCATCACCTTCGGCAACCGCCAGGCCGCCGCCTTCCTGCCGGCGCCGGGCGTGAGCGAGGAAGAACTGGCCGACGTGGCGCAACTGGCCTCGCTGGCGGACGAGACGCCGGAAGGCCGCAGCATCGTGGTGCTGGCCAAGAACCGCTTCAATATCCGCGAGCGCGCGATGGAAGCCATGGGCGCCGTGTTCGTGCCGTTCACGGCGCAGACCCGCATGAGCGGCGTCGATCTGGGGGAGCGTCACATTCGCAAGGGCGCCGCCTCGGCCATTCGTCGGCATATCGAGTCCATGGGCGCCGCCTGGCCGGGCGACGTCGAGCGCAGCGTCGACGAAGCCTCGCGCCGCGGCAGCACGCCGCTGGTGGTGGCCGACGGGACGCGCGTGATGGGCGTGGTCGAACTCAAGGACGTGGTCAAGGGCGGCATCCGCGAGCGCTTCGCCGAGCTGCGCCGCATGGGCGTCAAGACCGTGATGGTCACCGGCGATAATAAACTGACTGCAGCCGCGATTGCGGCCGAGGCGGGCGTCGACGACTTCATCGCCGAAGCCACGCCGGAAGAAAAACTGGCCCTGATCCGGCGCTACCAGGCCGAAGGCAAGCTGGTGGCGATGACCGGCGACGGCACCAACGACGCGCCGGCGCTGGCCCAGGCCGACGTCGCGGTGGCGATGAACTCGGGCACCCAGGCGGCGAAGGAGGCCGGCAATATGGTCGACCTGGATTCGAACCCGACCAAGCTGCTCGAGATCGTCGAGATCGGCAAGCAGATGCTGATGACGCGCGGCGCACTGACCACCTTCTCGATCTCGAACGACATCGCCAAGTATTTCGCGATCGTGCCGGCCATGTTCGTGGCCACCTATCCGAGCCTGGACGCGCTCAACGTCATGGACCTGGCCAGCCCGGCGTCCGCGATCATGTCGGCCGTGATCTTCAACGCCCTGATCATCGTGTTCCTGATTCCGCTGGCGCTGCGCGGCGTGCGCTACCGCGCGATCGGCGCGGCCGCGCTGCTGCGCCGGAACATGCTGGTGTACGGCCTGGGCGGCCTGCTGCTGCCGTTCGCCGGCATCAAGCTGATCGACCTGGCGCTCGCCGCCTTCAACCTGACGTAA
- the waaF gene encoding lipopolysaccharide heptosyltransferase II codes for MLRTLVISPNWIGDAVMAQPLLRRLKELVPGRPIDVLAPTWVAPVWRAMAEVDTVIESPFKHGALQWKERKAFAKMLRARGYADSYVLPNTLKFALIPWLAGIPRRVGYKGEMRYGLVNVMHHDDKAAPRPMAQFYQALADAPVRRLPRPERLPEPVMKVAAGEAEAAIARLQLPAGVHVAFAPGAEFGPAKRWPSTYFAELARTILANRPDAQILLLGSPKDRAVCDEITAIVPQAHNLAGSTSLSEAIALISRAAAVVTNDSGLMHIGAALGRPVVAIYGPTDPRHTPPLSQLAQILWLHIECSPCQQRECPLGHQNCMKQILPADVWQPLQPMLAGA; via the coding sequence ATGTTGCGCACCCTTGTGATTTCCCCGAACTGGATCGGCGACGCCGTGATGGCCCAGCCGCTGCTGCGCCGGCTCAAGGAGCTCGTGCCGGGGCGGCCGATCGACGTGCTGGCCCCGACCTGGGTGGCGCCGGTGTGGCGCGCGATGGCGGAAGTCGACACCGTGATCGAGTCGCCGTTCAAGCACGGTGCGCTGCAGTGGAAAGAGCGCAAGGCCTTCGCGAAGATGCTCAGGGCGCGCGGCTATGCCGATTCCTATGTGCTCCCGAACACCCTGAAGTTCGCGCTCATCCCGTGGCTGGCCGGGATCCCCAGGCGGGTCGGCTACAAGGGCGAGATGCGCTATGGGCTGGTCAACGTGATGCACCACGACGACAAGGCGGCGCCGCGCCCGATGGCCCAGTTCTACCAGGCGCTGGCCGACGCCCCGGTGCGTCGCTTGCCGCGGCCGGAACGCTTGCCGGAACCGGTCATGAAGGTCGCCGCGGGCGAAGCCGAGGCCGCGATCGCGCGCCTCCAGTTGCCGGCGGGCGTGCATGTCGCCTTCGCGCCGGGCGCCGAATTCGGTCCGGCCAAGCGCTGGCCATCGACCTATTTCGCCGAGCTGGCCCGGACCATCCTGGCCAATCGCCCGGATGCGCAAATCCTGCTGCTCGGCTCTCCCAAGGACCGCGCGGTGTGCGACGAGATCACGGCCATCGTGCCGCAGGCGCACAACCTGGCCGGCTCGACGTCGCTGTCCGAGGCGATCGCGCTGATCTCGCGCGCCGCCGCGGTGGTCACCAACGATTCGGGGCTGATGCACATCGGCGCCGCCCTGGGGCGGCCGGTGGTGGCGATCTATGGCCCCACCGACCCGCGCCACACGCCGCCGCTGTCGCAACTGGCGCAGATCCTGTGGCTGCACATCGAATGCTCGCCGTGCCAGCAGCGCGAATGCCCGCTGGGGCACCAGAACTGCATGAAGCAGATTCTGCCGGCCGACGTGTGGCAGCCCTTGCAACCCATGCTTGCCGGCGCCTGA
- the rfaD gene encoding ADP-glyceromanno-heptose 6-epimerase, translating into MMILVTGAAGFIGANLVHALSQREPFSVFAVDNMSRPEKFHNIVDAEIADYADKEDFLVRLKAGEFDNKFTAVLHQGACSNTMETDGRYMMKNNYDYTVALFEFCQRQGIPFIYASSAAVYGAGTVFREERPLERPLNVYGYSKFLFDQYLRRYWQAKGQDAGSQVVGLRYFNVYGPLEGHKGTMASVPFHQYHQFFKDGKVRLFGANEGYEAGAQMRDFIYVEDVVKVNLFFLDNPDKRGIFNLGTGRAQPFNDLAVATVNALANEGKPALSLQQIIDGGLLEYLPFPDKLKGKYQSFTQADISALRAAGYDAPFTDVATGVAKYMDWLRAQPAR; encoded by the coding sequence ATCATGATTCTGGTTACCGGCGCAGCAGGCTTCATCGGCGCGAACCTCGTGCACGCGCTGTCGCAGCGCGAGCCGTTCAGCGTCTTCGCCGTCGACAATATGTCGCGTCCCGAGAAGTTCCACAACATCGTCGACGCCGAGATCGCCGACTATGCCGATAAAGAAGACTTTCTGGTGCGCCTGAAGGCGGGCGAATTCGACAACAAGTTCACCGCCGTGCTGCACCAGGGCGCCTGCTCCAACACGATGGAGACCGACGGCCGCTACATGATGAAGAACAACTACGACTACACGGTCGCCCTGTTCGAATTCTGCCAGCGCCAGGGCATTCCCTTCATCTATGCCTCGTCGGCCGCCGTCTACGGCGCCGGCACCGTGTTCCGCGAAGAGCGCCCGCTGGAACGTCCGCTCAACGTCTATGGCTACTCGAAATTCCTGTTCGACCAGTACCTGCGCCGCTACTGGCAGGCCAAGGGCCAGGACGCCGGCAGCCAGGTGGTCGGCCTGCGCTATTTCAACGTCTACGGTCCGCTCGAAGGCCACAAGGGCACGATGGCATCGGTGCCGTTCCACCAGTACCACCAGTTCTTCAAGGACGGCAAGGTCAGGCTGTTCGGCGCCAACGAGGGTTATGAGGCCGGCGCCCAGATGCGCGACTTCATCTACGTCGAAGACGTGGTCAAGGTCAACCTGTTCTTCCTCGATAATCCGGACAAGCGCGGCATCTTCAACCTCGGCACCGGCCGCGCCCAGCCGTTCAATGACCTGGCGGTGGCCACCGTCAACGCCCTCGCCAATGAAGGCAAGCCGGCGCTGTCGCTGCAGCAGATCATCGACGGCGGCCTGCTCGAGTACCTGCCGTTCCCGGATAAATTGAAGGGCAAGTACCAGAGCTTCACCCAGGCCGACATCTCGGCGCTGCGCGCGGCCGGCTACGACGCACCGTTCACCGACGTGGCGACCGGGGTCGCGAAGTACATGGACTGGCTGCGCGCCCAGCCGGCGCGCTGA
- a CDS encoding ABC-F family ATP-binding cassette domain-containing protein: protein MTHTILALDGVSLYLPDGRALFSNLHHQFDLRRTGLVGRNGVGKSMLARLLAGELAPTTGLCLRSGRVSYLSQQAGSGGADSVAGLAGIGAITAALARIEAGSVDPRDFDAVGEHWDIAARLRQACQAHGLPQVDLDTPVAALSGGDAMRVALIGATLFDPDFLILDEPSNHLDAASRQALLRQLQAWPKGLLVISHDRELLNAMERIVELSGDGLRSYGGNYAFYEDARRQEQEAAQGALDHARRELSRIDVARRAQRERQDRRQARGNRDAKEANQAAILLGRGKDRSEVSAGRLRQQHDAARTGQVERMRGAAQRVVGDAAVRIHAAGVEGAAGRRVAQLEAVILPWLAPPLARVDVILTGRQRVGLVGPNGSGKSTLLKVLAGRLDPVAGERSLPAHIAYLDQQLGSLDPRRSTLDQLLDVNRSAGQDMLRTWLVQLGLDARTIAQPAGLLSGGERLKAALACALYADTPPALLLLDEPSNHLDLASLAALEAMLGGYRGALVVVSHDSVFLERIGLTHRLAALDTGWRLQEC from the coding sequence ATGACGCACACCATTCTAGCGCTCGACGGCGTTTCCCTGTATCTGCCCGACGGCAGAGCCTTGTTTTCAAACCTCCATCACCAGTTCGACCTGCGCCGCACCGGCCTGGTGGGACGCAATGGCGTGGGCAAGTCGATGCTGGCGCGCCTGCTGGCCGGCGAGCTGGCGCCCACCACCGGCCTTTGCCTGCGCAGCGGGCGCGTGTCCTATCTGTCGCAACAGGCGGGAAGCGGCGGGGCGGATTCGGTGGCCGGGCTGGCCGGCATCGGGGCGATCACCGCCGCCCTGGCGCGCATCGAGGCCGGCAGCGTCGATCCACGCGATTTCGATGCGGTGGGCGAGCACTGGGACATCGCCGCCCGCCTGCGCCAGGCCTGCCAGGCGCATGGCCTGCCGCAGGTCGACCTCGACACGCCGGTGGCCGCGCTCAGCGGCGGCGATGCGATGCGGGTGGCGCTGATCGGCGCCACCCTGTTCGATCCGGATTTCCTGATCCTCGACGAGCCGAGCAACCACCTCGATGCGGCCAGCCGCCAGGCCTTGCTGCGCCAGCTGCAGGCCTGGCCGAAAGGTCTCCTGGTGATCAGCCACGACCGCGAACTGCTCAATGCCATGGAGCGCATCGTCGAGCTCTCAGGCGACGGCCTGCGCAGCTATGGTGGAAATTACGCGTTCTACGAGGACGCGCGCCGCCAGGAGCAGGAGGCGGCGCAGGGCGCGCTCGATCACGCGCGCCGGGAACTCAGCCGCATTGATGTGGCGCGGCGCGCGCAGCGCGAACGCCAGGACCGGCGCCAGGCGCGCGGCAACCGCGATGCGAAGGAAGCCAACCAGGCCGCCATCCTGCTTGGCCGCGGCAAGGACCGTAGCGAAGTCAGCGCCGGGCGCTTGCGCCAGCAGCACGATGCCGCCCGCACCGGACAGGTCGAACGCATGCGCGGTGCCGCGCAGCGGGTCGTGGGCGACGCCGCGGTGCGCATCCACGCTGCCGGCGTCGAAGGCGCGGCTGGGCGCCGTGTTGCGCAGCTCGAGGCGGTGATCCTGCCCTGGCTCGCGCCGCCTTTGGCCCGTGTCGACGTGATCCTGACGGGCCGCCAGCGGGTGGGCCTGGTCGGCCCGAACGGCAGCGGCAAGTCGACCTTGCTCAAGGTGCTGGCGGGTCGGCTCGATCCCGTCGCGGGCGAGCGCAGCCTGCCGGCGCACATCGCTTACCTGGACCAGCAGCTCGGCAGCCTCGATCCGAGGCGATCGACCCTTGACCAGCTGCTGGACGTGAACCGCAGCGCCGGGCAGGACATGCTGCGCACCTGGCTGGTCCAGCTGGGCCTGGACGCGCGCACCATCGCCCAACCGGCCGGCCTGCTGAGCGGCGGCGAGCGCCTGAAGGCGGCCCTGGCCTGCGCGCTGTATGCCGACACGCCGCCGGCGCTGCTGTTGCTGGATGAGCCGAGCAACCACCTCGACCTGGCGTCGCTGGCGGCGCTGGAGGCGATGCTGGGCGGCTACCGCGGCGCGCTGGTGGTGGTGTCGCACGACAGCGTGTTCCTGGAGCGCATCGGGCTGACCCACCGCCTGGCGGCGCTCGACACCGGCTGGCGACTGCAGGAATGCTGA
- the kdpA gene encoding potassium-transporting ATPase subunit KdpA codes for MTAEFIMLLAAFLLALLLLAWPLGRFIARVAADGPVPGLGWAAGIERALYRLAGPAASAAQNWKAYALALIAFNTVGALFVYALQRLQAWLPLNPEGMANVSPDSSLNTAISFVANTNWQGYSGEQTMSILTQMLGLAGQNFFSAATGMAVVFALIRGFAARSSASIGNFWVDLTRSTLYVLLPLSVILAVFLAGQGVVQSLSAHAEARLLEPVTYTMPATDGGAQVETRVETQVIPMGPVASQEAIKLLGTNGGGYFNANSAHPFENPNALTNFAQMIAILLIPTALCFAFGHMVGDIRQGWAVLGTMTLLFVIAAVAAFAAEQQANPLLTPLGVDQAASSLQAGGNMEGKETRFGIAASSLFAVITTAASCGAVNAMHDSFMPLGGMVPMVLMQFGEVIFGGVGSGLYGMLVFAILAVFIAGLMIGRTPEYLGKKIQAYEMKMAALVILVTPCLVLLGTALAVTAASGAAGVANPGAHGFSEILYALTSAANNNGSAFAGLSANTPFYNTLLGVAMWFGRFAVIVPVLAIAGSLAGRQRLPATPGTLPTHGPMFVGMLAAVVVLVGVLNYVPALALGPVVEHLQLFGE; via the coding sequence ATGACCGCCGAATTCATCATGCTCCTCGCCGCCTTCCTGCTGGCGCTGCTCCTGCTCGCCTGGCCGCTGGGGCGCTTCATCGCGCGCGTCGCCGCCGATGGCCCAGTGCCCGGCCTCGGCTGGGCCGCCGGCATCGAGCGCGCGCTGTACCGCCTCGCCGGCCCGGCCGCCTCGGCCGCCCAAAACTGGAAAGCCTACGCGCTGGCGCTGATCGCCTTCAACACCGTCGGCGCGCTGTTCGTCTACGCGCTGCAGCGCCTCCAGGCCTGGCTGCCGCTCAACCCCGAAGGCATGGCCAACGTCAGCCCGGACTCGAGCTTGAACACCGCCATCAGCTTCGTCGCCAACACCAACTGGCAGGGCTATAGCGGCGAGCAGACCATGAGCATCCTGACCCAGATGCTGGGCCTGGCCGGCCAGAACTTCTTCTCGGCCGCCACCGGCATGGCCGTCGTGTTCGCGCTGATCCGCGGCTTCGCTGCGAGATCAAGCGCTTCGATCGGCAACTTCTGGGTCGACCTGACCCGTTCGACCCTGTACGTGCTGCTGCCGCTGTCGGTGATCCTGGCCGTGTTCCTGGCCGGGCAGGGCGTGGTGCAGAGCCTGTCGGCGCATGCCGAGGCGCGCCTGCTGGAGCCCGTTACCTACACCATGCCGGCCACGGACGGCGGCGCGCAGGTCGAGACACGCGTTGAGACCCAGGTCATCCCGATGGGCCCCGTCGCTTCGCAGGAAGCGATCAAGCTGCTGGGCACGAACGGCGGCGGCTACTTCAACGCCAACTCCGCGCACCCGTTCGAAAACCCGAATGCGCTGACCAACTTCGCACAGATGATCGCCATCCTCCTGATCCCGACCGCCTTGTGCTTCGCCTTCGGCCACATGGTCGGCGACATCCGCCAGGGCTGGGCGGTGCTGGGAACGATGACGCTGCTGTTCGTCATCGCGGCGGTGGCCGCCTTCGCCGCCGAGCAGCAGGCCAATCCGCTCCTGACCCCGCTGGGCGTCGACCAGGCGGCCAGCAGCCTGCAGGCGGGCGGCAATATGGAAGGCAAGGAAACCCGCTTCGGCATCGCCGCCTCGAGCCTGTTCGCGGTCATCACCACCGCCGCGTCGTGCGGCGCGGTCAACGCCATGCACGATTCCTTCATGCCGCTGGGCGGCATGGTGCCGATGGTGCTGATGCAGTTCGGCGAGGTGATCTTCGGCGGCGTCGGCTCGGGCCTGTACGGCATGCTGGTGTTCGCGATCCTGGCGGTGTTCATCGCCGGCCTGATGATCGGCCGCACGCCGGAGTACCTGGGCAAGAAGATCCAGGCCTACGAGATGAAGATGGCCGCGCTGGTCATCCTGGTCACGCCCTGCCTGGTCCTGCTGGGCACCGCATTGGCGGTGACAGCGGCATCGGGGGCCGCCGGCGTGGCCAATCCGGGCGCCCATGGCTTCTCCGAGATCCTGTATGCGCTCACGTCCGCCGCCAACAACAATGGCAGCGCGTTCGCCGGCCTGTCCGCCAACACGCCCTTCTATAACACGCTGCTGGGCGTGGCGATGTGGTTCGGCCGCTTCGCGGTGATCGTGCCGGTGCTGGCGATCGCCGGCTCGCTGGCCGGACGCCAGCGCCTGCCCGCCACTCCCGGCACCTTGCCTACCCATGGCCCCATGTTCGTCGGCATGCTGGCCGCCGTCGTCGTGCTGGTCGGTGTCCTCAACTACGTCCCGGCCCTGGCGCTGGGCCCGGTGGTCGAACACCTTCAGCTGTTTGGAGAATGA
- the kdpC gene encoding potassium-transporting ATPase subunit KdpC produces the protein MQSILRPALVLFAALTLACGVLYPLLVTGVARAAFPAQANGTLVEMDGQVVGSRLIGQSFSSPGYFWGRPSATAPMANNGGGSGGSNQGPLNPALQEAVKGRIAALRALDPGNTAPVPVDLVTSSASGLDPEISVAAARYQAARVARARQLPVERVGALVEKHSERPFLGLLGEARVNVLALNMALDAESGHTR, from the coding sequence ATGCAATCGATTCTTCGCCCCGCGCTGGTGCTGTTCGCGGCGCTTACCCTGGCCTGCGGCGTGCTGTATCCGCTCCTGGTCACCGGCGTGGCCCGGGCCGCGTTTCCGGCCCAGGCCAATGGCACCCTGGTCGAGATGGACGGCCAGGTGGTCGGCTCGCGCCTGATCGGCCAGTCGTTCAGCTCTCCCGGCTATTTCTGGGGCCGCCCCTCGGCCACCGCGCCGATGGCCAATAACGGTGGCGGCTCGGGCGGCTCGAACCAGGGGCCGCTCAATCCTGCCCTGCAGGAAGCCGTCAAGGGCCGCATCGCTGCGCTGCGCGCGCTCGATCCGGGCAACACGGCGCCGGTGCCGGTCGACCTGGTCACCAGCTCGGCCAGCGGCCTCGATCCCGAGATCAGCGTGGCCGCCGCGCGCTACCAGGCGGCGCGGGTGGCGCGTGCGCGCCAGCTGCCGGTGGAGCGGGTCGGGGCCCTGGTCGAAAAGCACAGCGAGCGGCCTTTCCTGGGCCTGTTGGGAGAGGCGCGCGTCAATGTGCTGGCCCTGAACATGGCCTTGGACGCCGAAAGCGGGCATACTCGCTGA